The sequence AAACTATCCCTTTCCCTTTCTCCAAGTCTTTTGTCACTACCGGCAATGGCTCCAAACTTAAAGCAGATTTCATTAAGACTGGATCTTTTTCTACTTCTCTGACAGAAGACTTGACTCTTTCCTCTCTAATAATCCGTTCCTCTCCTTTCGCCATACACAGATATTGCCTCATACCGTCCAGAACTTCCGGCGCAATTCTTGGTCTTCCTGTATTAGGATTTATCCCAACTTGACTCTCTTCCAAAACACCAAATAACGGGTCAGATTCCGTAAGCACAGGGTTGACCTTTTTCTTGATAACACTATCTCCAGCTCTTCTTGTTATCGCTTCCATCTGTCTCCTCTGGATATTAATTGGGCACACAGACTGGTCATGGGTTAACCTTTGACAAGTATAACATCTTTTCTGAACCCTCTCGTAGTtgaaaaaaacttttgttgattCACCTTCTGGAAGATCAATGACTTTTTCTTTCCTCAAAGGTCTAGATACATCAAACCAAACTTTAACTCTTTCATAGACGTTGCTTCGAGCTTTCGATTGATCAAAAGCCACCACAATAACCTTGCCCACAATATCTCCCAAAGCTCCAATTGCTAACTCCGTTTGATAGTTGATTGggatatttttaatttgaaccCAGATAGGCAAGAACGGTAACGAATCAGGAGGCGGCACTTCTGACCATCTTTCAACCACAATCGCCCACTCATTAAAAGTATGCACCCCTTTCTCCAAAACTTCTAACAGATCATGCTCGTTATCAAAAATAAACTGAAACCTTTCCTGAGATAAAGCGATTCCTCTAACACGACCTTGCTTTTGCCATTTCCGTGGCATCTTAAAGATGAATTCCGCCATATTCTGACAATCAGGATTGAGGAGACGCCCAATTAAGCTCGTTTTGTTTCTTTCACTTGAGCAATACTCCGGTAGATCAGGCATAACAAAGggcacatcatcatcatcctccagAGACATGGCCATTAAGGCCTTATCCATCGCTGATGACATCAGGAATACCCTCTAACAGAAGATCAAACCTTTAATTGATAATCTTAAACACAACTGAACTTCCCAGCACCACCGTTCAAAACCAAAGCTTCGCTCCTAAAAGTTTCACCAACACCTTTTAGAACAGAAGAAACATAGCTCTTTTATGGAACACAGACTTTGATCTTAAAAACCGTAGCTTCAAATCAGATTTGCAAAGCCGGTCACTTGAGATcttcgttcaatttttttttcgtcTTTCCGATCGCTTTCTTTCACCTCTTCTCACAAAACGACAAAAGTTCACCGCTTCTCTCttaattaaaatgttatatcATCTGTTGGGAGTGTTATATAATTGTTTTCTGTAGTAtcattatagaaagattaaaaAACTTCAAGTGGTTTGATCAATGAGAACTACTGCATAGCAAATATCAACAGAACCaattaaattgaaaaaatattgcaTGCTCAGACAATTGACCTCTAGATTTAGTCCAACTTGTTAAAACGATTAGACCATCGTCGATCAGACTAAGTACACATACCCAGACAGATGTGAATTTAAACAAATGCAAACTAATTAGCTATGGGCCTATGTCCTACTCATAAATCAAATTAAGTCTGAAGTTCAAGTCTAATCCGCATGAACACATATAGTTAAACACATATAAACTACGGCCCTTGCCATGATGATTGAAACAAAtccttttcattttaaaacaaaaacttaatATATGACTTTATACATAATAGTATAATACATAAAAGCAGATTGACATCTTAAAAGCAACTGAAGTTGagtttttaattagtacaaactacaAAGCATGAATATGTAATGGTTACAGAAATGAATAGATAACATGTAAACAAGACATGATGTATGAGAAATGATAGTGATCATAATGTCGGGTCCGAAGACAGTTAGGAGTTTATAAGAAAAATGCATATAAATAACAAACAATACAAAAAGGAGGGTCGTGCGTGGACCGATACAACACAAAAAGCCATGAATGAAATTTGAACACATTCACTACTAGCCATAGTTGTCGCATGTGCTTCTTCATCGATTATTTTTTGCTTTTCCTTATTTAATCCACAAAGGAAACAATAAAAGTCTCACTTTCACACAATTGAAATAAACTTATTATTGGGTTTACCCCTTagacctctaggttcaccaaccaatagaatt comes from Brassica rapa cultivar Chiifu-401-42 chromosome A02, CAAS_Brap_v3.01, whole genome shotgun sequence and encodes:
- the LOC103853374 gene encoding uncharacterized protein LOC103853374, which produces MSSAMDKALMAMSLEDDDDVPFVMPDLPEYCSSERNKTSLIGRLLNPDCQNMAEFIFKMPRKWQKQGRVRGIALSQERFQFIFDNEHDLLEVLEKGVHTFNEWAIVVERWSEVPPPDSLPFLPIWVQIKNIPINYQTELAIGALGDIVGKVIVVAFDQSKARSNVYERVKVWFDVSRPLRKEKVIDLPEGESTKVFFNYERVQKRCYTCQRLTHDQSVCPINIQRRQMEAITRRAGDSVIKKKVNPVLTESDPLFGVLEESQVGINPNTGRPRIAPEVLDGMRQYLCMAKGEERIIREERVKSSVREVEKDPVLMKSALSLEPLPVVTKDLEKGKGIVFGYEPEGVSNRLNAPHSQGEKLMASAIRASPLIG